From the genome of Setaria viridis chromosome 1, Setaria_viridis_v4.0, whole genome shotgun sequence:
CAAGAGGTCATCCTACGTCTAGATGTCGTCCAGGAAAACAGAGAGCTCACAGAGGCAGAGCATAGCATCAGATCAAAACTAAAAAAAGAGGGTTTTGGGCTAGGCGGTCATCGAAAAAGCACGGAAACGCCAAAATGCTCAAGAATTACCAACCTAAAGGAAGGGGATGCAAACACTAGATTCAAACACCAGATTCTTCCACCTAAAAGCGAATGGGAGATGATGAAAAAACTTCATACAACGGTTGTGTAACGAATGTGGATGGGCCATTTCCCATCAAGAGAAATAGGAAACCATCCAAGCACACTTCTCCTCGGTGATGGCAACACCATACGATAGAACAAGAGACCTCAACTGGGAAAATCTAACATTCTTAATAGCTGATCTCGCTAGGTTAGATGTCCCCTTCACCGAAACACAAATTTTGAATGCCATTGCCCAACTCCCCCACAACAAGGCGCTAGGACCCGATGGATTTACTGGACTCTTCTTCAAGAAGTGTTGGCCAATCATAAAGCAGGATGTCATCCTAGCAATCAACGCTTTCTACAACATCCGATGTGCAAACCTGAACCTGCTCAACAAAGCGACAATCGTCCTCATACCAAAAAGGAAGGCGAAGATGCAGTACAGGACTATCGGCCAATAAGTCTTATTCACACGATTGCAAAGATATCACCAAAATATTGGCTTTGCGACTGGCACCCTACATGCCAACACTTGTCTCCATGCCAAAGCACTTTTATAAAGGGACGCAACATCcatgacaacttcatgtacATTCACAACATTGCCTACTGCTTCCACGGAAACAAAACACTAGCCTTACTCATGAAGCTTGACATCTCTAAAATCTTTGACTTGGTCTGGTGGGACTATCTCTTAACTCTTATGCAAAATAGAGGCTTCCCACCAAGATGGCGCGAGTGGATAACGGCCATTCTAACCACCTGCCCGTCTAGAGTTTTGCTCAACGACATACCATTAGACCCCATAAATCATGGCTGCGGATTGCGTCAAGGAGACCCCCTGTCTCCACTTTTATTCATTCTAGCAATTGATCCGCTGCCTCGCCTTCTCTCCAAACCCACAGTAATGAAACTTCTTAGCAAACTAGGTGGCCGTATGGCAAGATTTCGGGCTACACTATATGCAGACGACGCAGCTATCTTCATCAAGCAAAACAAGCGGGACATCCTGAACACTGCACAACTATTGCGTAACTTTGGCGAAGCTATCAGGCTCAACACCTATTTAGAGAAAACCAGCATGGCTCCGATAAGCTGCAGCGGCATTGACCTGCAAGATCTGCTGGCTGGCTTGCCAGTCACACGCTCTGGATTCCTGATGAAGTACCTGGGATTACCGCTCTCGACTAGACGGCTGCGTAAAGTCAATTTCCAACCTCTGGTCGATAAAGCAGCGAGCAAACTCTCAACTCAGCATGGCCGTAACCTCGCACAAGCAAGACGTGTCAGCCTCATAAAATCGGTCCTGACTGCCCAACCGGTATACTCCCTGAGTGCATTAAAGCCACATAAGGAAGTAATCGAGGAGATCAACAAGATTCGAAAGTGCTTCCTTTGGGAAGAAGACCAAGCTTTAATAGGTGGGAAATGCAAAGTCAACTGGACGAGATCCTGTCTTCCCAAAGAAAATGGAGGCCTAGGACGGCTGAATCTCTAGAAATTTGCACGAGCACTACGGCTCCGGTGGCTATGGCACGAATGGGTTTCCCGGGAAAAGGCCTGGGTCGCGATGGAAACTCCATGTGATGACGTTGAGCAACTCCTCTTCGCAGCGTGCATGACAATAACCCTTGGAGATGGCACTAAAACAAGTTTATGGCATTgaggcccaaagatatcacacCAAACTTGTATAGCCTCTCAAAAAAGAAACAACGAACGGTTGCAGACGCCCTACAGAATAACAACTGGATACGAGAGCTACGAAGAAGGATATGACTCACCACCACACACCTCAGCGAATTTGTCCAACTCTGGACCTTACTACAACTGACTGGTCTACAACAACACCAACCGGACACAATCAGATGGAAAGTGACGGCGAACAACGAATACTCAACTGCATCTGCATACAAAGCACAATTTATTGGTTGCACTACCACACCGACCCTATGATCAATCCGGTAAACATGGATGCCGCCAAAATGCAAGTTCTTTGCGTGGTTGATACTCCAGAACCGTGTCTGGTCCTCAGATCGATTAGCAAGACGAGGATGGCCACACAACCCCACATGCTCCTTATGCAGGCAAACAATGGAAACCAACGTTCGCCTATTAGCTGAATGTAGGTTCACAAGGAAAATCTAGGATCACATGGCAATATGGGTTGGAGCTCCGCATCTCAAGCCGTCAACTTGGAGGCAAGCGAACAACGCCCTAGAATGGTGGAACAATACCACCACGATGACACAGCTGCCTAGCCTCACGATGCTGATAATCTTGAAAATTTGGAAGGAACGGAACGCAAGAATTTTTAATCGACATGAATCTTCCTCAATCTCCATCTTAGGGAAGATTAAAGAGGAGGTGTCCGCGTGGATCGCCGCAGGAGCGAGGCCCTTAGCAGCATTACTCTCGCGAGAATAAAATTGTAACTATTTTTGCGACTTCTGTAAAAAAATTctctttatcaatgaaatagacGTGCcagttgtaaaaaaaaaaaagttccgtGACACGTTCTTGGCAGCCCCAATCTATCCTGCCTTTTCGGCTTTAGATTCATCATCAGGTAGGCGGCAGCAGTAGTAGGTACTAGGTAGGTAACGATCCATACGATACGTAGCCGCTAGGACCTCCCACCGGCTGTACTGCAGCTGCAGTAGGCTTGTTGTAGTCTAAAATTTGTCATTCgtactttttctttctttttttagataatgattcataatttttctaaTAAGTCAAGTGATCTGATGACCAGGCAGTTGCTGGCCACAGTTGACTAGCTAGACCGTACGTTACGTACGTGTCGTTGGAGTACTAGTAGATAAAGTAACATAAGATTATGAATTGTTGGCCATTTCAAATAGAAAGGGTCCAGGAAGATTGTCGCTCTTGCAGTGATAAtattaataataataataatattaaTAATGGTAAGAAAACTGGAAAAATGCAAGAGGAGGACAGGACAGCGGGGGCCCGGCCAGATGAGAGGTAAACGCAAGTAGGCCCACAGACAGGCAGGGCAGGCCTGAGTCGTTACTGTCAATGTGCAGGGTCCAGGCCCTGGCAGCGGCGGGCTGGCCTGGGCTCAATTATATGCTCTCCGggccttcttttttctttcaattttttgtttggatcGGGAGGACAAGAAAGAAGAAGATATTAATATTACCACCCACCGCCGCGTGCTGCAGCTCCCGCTGTGCTTCGTCTCCCGGACCCGGATAAACAGCTGCCCATGGCCATGGCGTCGCCGCAccttcccttcctctccttccccaaaaccccgccaccgcctccacctctcGCCGCTCCCAGGCCCCtcaccctccaccaccgcccgcgcgccgccaacGCTGCTCCCCCGCCCTCCCCGCCCGAtggcgccggccccgccgcgcccACGCGGGGGGACCGCTTCCTCGGCCGCCAGCTCGCCACCGAGGCCGCCGCGAGCGTCCTCGCGCCCGAAGACGCCgaaaggcgccgccgccgcaaggagAAGCGCCGGGCGCTGGCGCGCAAGCCGTCCGGCCTCGCGTCCTGCTACGGATGCGGCGCGCCGCTGCAGACGGTGGAGGAGGGCGCGCCGGGATACGTCGAACCCGCCACCTACGACCTGGTATACTATTTATTTATTCTGCCAACTTCTTCCCCTTTCCTTCGTCTCACACCAAACCTGCAAGCGGTCTGATTTCATTTCTCCTGTGCCCAGAAAAAGAGGCACCATCAACTAAGAACCGTCCTGTGCGGAAGATGTAAGCTGCTGTCTCATGGCCATATGGTCACTGCTGTTGGTGGCCACGGTGGTTATCCTGGCGGCAAGCAATTTGTTTCCGCGGAACAACTCAGGGAGAAGCTCTCCTACCTCCGCCACGAGAAAGCCTTGATAGTCAAATTGGTAGATAACTTAACTTTTTTCTGTCAAACAAGCTCAATACATCACTTTGATTTTCTCCCATCTACTCTTTTTTTTCGGGTCACTGATTCCGTCTTCATTTCATGCAGGTTGACATCGTTGACTTCAATGGGAGTTTCCTGGCACGAGTACGCGATTTCGCTGGTGCTAATCCTATTATACTCGTCATAACAAAGGTGCTTGTTTTATCAactcttatcttttttttgggTACTATTTCTGTTGCCAGTCAGCCAACCAAAGCTACTTCTTCTGTAGGTTGATCTACTTCCTAGAGACACTGACTTGAACTGCGTAGGCGACTGGGTTGTTGAGTCAGTTGTCAAGAAGAAGCTTAAGTAGGAATCTTCTCCTTGCTGTTCCTCCTTCCACAGTACTTTCATCAAATGCTTTTACCCATTTGAAGTTGTATTTGTTATTACTTGCTATTTTGTAGCGTCCTTAGTGTCCATTTGACAAGCTCAAAGTCATTGGTTGGCATCACAGGGGTTATAGCAGAGATTCAGCAGGAAAAGAAGGTCAGCATGCCTTTTTTTCTTAATAGAGTTATTGCATTCAGATTACCCATTTCTAGGACATACTCGAATTATCATCTCTGTTACTGTCGATCTTTACTTCCTTTGCTTCTTGTACGTTTCACAATCCTAACTGATGTTCCCTTTTGTACTAGGGCCGAGATGTATATATACTGGTAAGCACTCCTCAGTTGTATTTTTGTGTTGTGTTGTTAGATAGCAGGAAAAAATATGAGTGCAAGTGCTGTTGGGAGATTTGTGCACTGCATTATATGCAATTTCTGCAATTTATAGAAACTTAACTTCATTAATTCAGGCAATAGAACTTTGAAGAATACAAATGATATTTAGTATTTCTGTTGTTGGCCACCTTAGTTATACTTGACCAATATTATACTCTACTACAGGGTTCCGCGAATGTTGGGAAATCTGCATTTATCAGTGCTTTGCTAAGTATGCCTCTCCTATCATtgatatttgttttctattcATGATGTAGCTCTTACCGCATAAACAATGttgcttatttttttcattgttaTGCTGATCGTTGGAGTTTCTTCTGTTGTAGGAACAATGGCATATAAGGATCCGGTGGCAGCTGCAGCTCAAAAATACAAACCAATACAGTCTGCTGTTCCTGGAACAACCCTCGGCCCTATTCAAATCGAAGCATTCTTAGGAGGAGGGGTATGATTCCGCTTAGTCTTTTGATTTTCTGAGAACATATATATGGATATAGCTGTGCAGACAATAAATTTGATATCCTGTGCTCACTGGCAATTCGTAAATAAAAATTCTTTCAGTAACTAATGTAAATGTATCTATACTTCTGAAGTACCTTGATCCTCTGAATATGAAATGCACTGACATATGTGTTCTCTCTGATTATCCTGATATTTTTTATCTTCTACTTAGAGACCCAGTTAGAACTTAGAAGTCTACTGACATATCCTTCAATGTTTGCACAACAGAAATTATATGATACACCGGGTGTCCATCTTCACCATAGGCAAGCAGCAGTTATACATGCTGATGATCTGCCTTCCCTCGCACCACAAAGTCGTCTAAAGGGGCGATGTTTTCCCGTATGTATATTTCATTCTCTGGAACACAGGTTCCTTCCTCAAAACTTCCACACTAATCTTTTTCTTCAGAACATGATGTTATGTTCAGGCTAATGATACAGATGTTGAATTGAGTGGGAATTCTTTATTCTGGGCTGGGCTTGTCCGCATTGATGTTGTCAAGGTACCTAAACGAGCTCTACTTCACTTTGAGATTTTTTCTTATCTTCTGATACTCCCTTGCCAAGTAGGAACCTGTAACTTACAAAGTGACAATTGATGATGACATAGGCTCTTCCACGCACGCGACTGACATTCTATGGACCCAAGAAGTTAAAGGTTAATGTGGTCCCAACCACTGAAGCCGACCAATTTTACAAGGTATGCGTATTCCAATTGGTATGACAGTTCATTGTTTAATACCAGTTAAATTTTGTTCTACTTAAGAAAGAGAGACTTGCTTCTCCTGCTGTTCTACTTCTCCCACTCCCATTCTTCTTCCCCACTTTCTGATCCACAATCCTGGATTCTGTCCTCCAAAAGTGAGAAAGGGATTCACATTTCTGCCTTACGGCCATGCCTTTCACTTTCAGTGTTTACATGCAATTTCTTTTCATGTATCAAATTGGGGCTCCTCtacttataaaaaaaaataggctCACCTGAAACAATGTGTGCTTTCATTTTTGACCCTGTTGTTCTTTTCACTTTTCAGACTGAAGTTGCAGTGACACTAACTCCCCCAACTGGTAAGGAGAGAGCTGAAGGATGGGCAGGGCTGCAGGGTGTTCGCGAGTTGAAGATAAAATACGAAGA
Proteins encoded in this window:
- the LOC117849152 gene encoding putative nitric oxide synthase, which produces MAMASPHLPFLSFPKTPPPPPPLAAPRPLTLHHRPRAANAAPPPSPPDGAGPAAPTRGDRFLGRQLATEAAASVLAPEDAERRRRRKEKRRALARKPSGLASCYGCGAPLQTVEEGAPGYVEPATYDLKKRHHQLRTVLCGRCKLLSHGHMVTAVGGHGGYPGGKQFVSAEQLREKLSYLRHEKALIVKLVDIVDFNGSFLARVRDFAGANPIILVITKVDLLPRDTDLNCVGDWVVESVVKKKLNVLSVHLTSSKSLVGITGVIAEIQQEKKGRDVYILGSANVGKSAFISALLRTMAYKDPVAAAAQKYKPIQSAVPGTTLGPIQIEAFLGGGKLYDTPGVHLHHRQAAVIHADDLPSLAPQSRLKGRCFPANDTDVELSGNSLFWAGLVRIDVVKALPRTRLTFYGPKKLKVNVVPTTEADQFYKTEVAVTLTPPTGKERAEGWAGLQGVRELKIKYEERDRPACDIAISGLGWISVEPSGVPSNNPDGNVKEEYDDGELHLMVHVPKPVEVFVRSPLPVGKAASQWYRYQELTEEEEELRPKWHY